One window of the Streptomyces sp. NBC_00654 genome contains the following:
- a CDS encoding DUF6059 family protein, giving the protein MLVRLLRAVAQAMIAAGSIWVYVPPVRQLDEPGPGHPERVVPLSDVERSLERALLGECE; this is encoded by the coding sequence ATGCTCGTGCGACTCCTGCGTGCCGTTGCCCAGGCGATGATCGCCGCAGGGAGCATCTGGGTGTACGTCCCGCCCGTCCGCCAGCTCGACGAACCCGGCCCGGGACATCCCGAGAGAGTCGTCCCGCTCAGCGACGTCGAGCGCAGCCTGGAGCGTGCGCTGCTCGGCGAGTGCGAATGA